A genome region from Leptonema illini DSM 21528 includes the following:
- a CDS encoding OsmC family protein, with translation MKTVLTWHEEMHMSASTDVARVEMDAKPDHGGQGKGQSPKELVLSGLAGCTGMDVIAILKKMRALPATLKIEVEADQTTEHPRVFSRIHLRYIATGADREKLEKAVNLSQNQYCGVSAMLAKTAEITHEIIVD, from the coding sequence ATGAAAACGGTACTCACATGGCATGAAGAGATGCATATGAGCGCATCAACCGATGTCGCGCGCGTCGAGATGGATGCAAAGCCAGATCATGGCGGCCAGGGAAAAGGACAGTCGCCTAAAGAGCTCGTCCTTTCGGGCCTGGCCGGTTGCACGGGCATGGACGTCATCGCCATCTTGAAAAAGATGCGCGCCCTTCCCGCCACCTTAAAAATCGAGGTCGAAGCCGATCAGACGACGGAACATCCCAGGGTTTTCTCGCGCATTCATCTGAGATATATCGCCACAGGCGCCGACCGGGAGAAACTCGAGAAGGCGGTGAACCTTTCGCAGAATCAGTACTGCGGAGTTTCTGCAATGCTTGCAAAGACGGCCGAGATCACGCACGAGATCATCGTCGATTGA